In Onychostoma macrolepis isolate SWU-2019 chromosome 14, ASM1243209v1, whole genome shotgun sequence, a single window of DNA contains:
- the LOC131553672 gene encoding protocadherin alpha-3-like isoform X2, whose amino-acid sequence MFMSTQRHLLTCFSFALTCHFLEAVTGQISYSISEEVKQGTTVGNIAKDINLSVKDLQSRGFRIVSGSKKQYFSVNMETGALQVSERIDREELCAGVISCSVNLEAIVNGPLQLYRVRINILDINDNSPVFPMSSVVINVSESTAPGVRFPLESAHDADIGVNSVKTYKLTSNDYLTLDVQIHSDKTISAELVLQKALDREKTPRLEFTVTAVDGGSPARTGTVMVEVNVIDTNDNAPVFSKPLYKVSITEHAPIGTTVTRLQARDLDDGLNAEIVYSFISRTPQNILEKFEIDAQSGDVRIKGDIDYEENAAFEIRVQATDKGQVTMSGHTKLLIEVLDINDNPPDVSVTSLLSPVEENAGKGTVIALMTVSDPDSGKNGEVRVRLASSSPFKLQSSFQNYYSLVLDGVLDRENVTEYNITVIAEDEGSPPMSRAKVIHVQVSDVNDNAPRFPNSVVYAYLRENSKVGSIISTVTASDADIMENAHITYSLLQSSVTGTPVSALLKVNALTAEIESMQSFNYEEIKTFEFKIQATDSGVPPLSSNVTVNVFILDENDNSPGILAPYSELGSVNTENIPYSADAGYFVAKIRAVDADSGYNALLSYHISEPRGNNLFRIGTSSGEIRTKRRMSDNDLKTHPLVILVCDNGEPSLSATVSIDVVVVESAGDVKTPFRHAPIKEESFSDLNLYLLIAIVCVSVIFFLSLISLIAVKCHRTDSSLGRYSAPMITTHPDGSWSYSKSTQQYDVCFSSDTLKSDVVVFPAPFPPADAELISINGGDTFTRTQTLPNKEKRR is encoded by the coding sequence aTGTTTATGTCTACACAGAGGCATTTACTAACCTGCTTCTCATTTGCTTTGACTTGTCATTTCTTGGAGGCTGTAACCGGACAGATCTCATACAGTATATCGGAGGAGGTGAAACAGGGAACCACAGTCGGTAATATAGCTAAAGACATTAACCTTTCAGTAAAAGATCTGCAATCCAGGGGATTTCGCATCGTGTCAGGTTCTAAAAAGCAGTATTTTAGTGTAAATATGGAGACGGGCGCTTTGCAGGTGAGCGAAAGGATCGATCGAGAGGAGCTTTGCGCAGGCGTAATCTCGTGCTCCGTTAATCTGGAAGCCATAGTGAACGGTCCACTGCAGCTCTACCGGGTAAGAATAAACATTCTCGATATTAATGACAACTCTCCAGTGTTTCCTATGAGCTCTGTAGTGATTAATGTTAGTGAAAGCACCGCGCCCGGTGTGCGCTTTCCACTGGAGAGCGCGCATGACGCAGACATTGGAGTGAATTCAGTAAAAACCTATAAGCTTACATCTAATGATTATCTCACTTTAGATGTACAAATCCATAGTGATAAGACGATCTCCGCTGAGTTAGTGCTTCAGAAGGCTTTGGACAGAGAGAAGACTCCGCGACTCGAGTTCACAGTGACTGCGGTTGATGGAGGATCGCCTGCCAGGACTGGAACCGTAATGGTCGAAGTTAATGTGATAGATACAAATGACAACGCTCCAGTTTTTAGTAAACCATTATATAAGGTCTCCATAACCGAGCACGCGCCAATTGGCACCACAGTAACCAGACTACAGGCTCGAGATCTAGATGACGGATTGAATGCGGAGATAGTTTACTCCTTTATCAGTCGAACACCCCAAAATATTTTGGAGAAGTTTGAAATTGACGCGCAAAGTGGAGATGTCAGAATTAAGGGTGATATTGATTATGAGGAGAACGCCGCTTTTGAAATCAGAGTTCAAGCCACCGATAAAGGTCAGGTGACTATGTCAGGTCATACTAAGCTTTTAATAGAGGTGCTAGACATTAATGATAACCCTCCAGATGTGAGTGTAACATCACTTCTTAGCCCAGTAGAGGAAAATGCGGGAAAGGGGACAGTAATTGCCCTAATGACAGTATCGGATCCAGACTCGGGTAAAAACGGAGAAGTGCGCGTTCGCCTTGCCAGCTCCAGTCCATTTAAATTACAGTCATCTTTTCAGAACTACTATTCATTGGTTTTAGATGGCGTGCTGGATCGGGAAAACGTTACCGAGTATAATATTACAGTCATTGCTGAAGACGAAGGGTCACCGCCAATGTCCAGAGCTAAAGTAATACACGTGCAGGTCTCTGATGTGAATGACAATGCGCCTCGCTTCCCAAATTCTGTAGTTTATGCATATCTGCGCGAAAACAGCAAAGTGGGCTCCATTATATCCACAGTGACGGCCTCTGACGCGGATATCATGGAGAATGCACATATAACATACTCTTTACTGCAAAGCTCTGTCACTGGTACACCTGTTTCAGCGCTCCTTAAAGTAAACGCATTGACAGCAGAGATCGAGAGCATGCAGTCGTTCAATTATGAGGAAATAAAAACGTTTGAGTTTAAAATTCAGGCCACAGACTCTGGTGTTCCTCCGCTCAGCAGTAACGtgactgtcaatgtttttatcctGGATGAGAATGACAACAGTCCCGGGATTCTCGCGCCCTATTCCGAGCTCGGTTCCGTTAACACAGAGAACATTCCCTATTCTGCTGATGCGGGCTACTTTGTGGCCAAGATCAGGGCTGTAGATGCAGATTCTGGGTACAATGCGCTGCTGTCTTACCACATCTCTGAACCCAGAGGAAACAATCTGTTCCGAATCGGAACCAGCAGCGGGGAGATCAGGACTAAGAGGAGAATGAGTGACAATGACCTGAAAACTCACCCGCTGGTCATTTTGGTTTGTGATAACGGAGAGCCCTCACTGTCAGCGACTGTGTCTATTGATGTTGTGGTTGTTGAAAGCGCAGGTGATGTCAAGACTCCATTCAGACACGCGCCGATAAAGGAGGAGAGTTTCTCGgatttaaatctgtatttgcTGATCGCCATTGTGTGCGTGTCCGTCATCTTTTTCCTGAGTCTCATCAGTTTGATAGCTGTAAAATGCCACAG
- the LOC131553931 gene encoding protocadherin alpha-8-like produces the protein MQQRARSSWRRGLLLMALGTLLWREVCAQIRYSLSEEQKEGSVVGNLAKDLGLDTRTLKERGFRIVSTSGVSLFTVNQNDGILSVNGKIDREEVCERSGSCVINLKIALENPLEIHYVSIEIVDINDHAPRFPEKEKRLEISESALPGARYQLLAARDPDGGMNSVQQYKLSHNDNFRIEVKDRGEDRKMPFLILQKPLDRETSRRHKLVLTALDGGRPPKSGTMDIIVEVLDVNDNMPVFIQEVYSVTLQENVPVGTTVIQVNATDMDDGSNGDIFYSFGKDIDTRLTQLFDLNSSTGEMTVIGPIDFEVMNNFEIDIQASDKGSAPLTSDKSITIKIVDVNDNVPEIEVTSFSSAVAEDSKIGTTVALISLSDLDSGVNGKVLCYITEEVPFRLTASSQDNIYALVTASSLDRETVPRYDITLVAKDAGQPPLSSIKTITVQISDVNDNSPAFSLSPYVFYVMENNIPGKSLFFVFASDHDLDENAVVHYNIWRDPGEDTKYVSFININSENGEVYALKSFDFETVKTFQFQVLATDSGTPSLSSNVTVNVFILDQNDNVPVILYPVSANGSAEGVEEVPRNVNAGHLVTKVRAYDADIGYNGWLLFSLQEVSDHSLFGLDRYTGQIRTLRSFTETDEAQHKLLILVKDNGNVSLSATATVIVKVVEPKEAFAASDVENAVKDEEENNVTFYLIITLGSVSVLFVISIIVLIVMQCSKSTDYSSKYLQDTNYDGTLCHSIQYRSGDKRYMLVGPRMSIGSTIGPGSNRNTLVIPDRRRRDSGEVRNFTV, from the coding sequence ATGCAACAAAGGGCGCGTTCGTCATGGCGCCGCGGACTTCTGTTAATGGCACTGGGAACGCTGCTTTGGAGAGAGGTATGCGCACAAATACGATATTCTCTTTCTGAGGAGCAAAAAGAAGGATCTGTGGTCGGAAACCTTGCGAAGGATTTAGGTCTCGATACCAGAACGTTAAAGGAGAGAGGATTTCGGATCGTTTCAACCTCGGGCGTCTCGCTGTTCACGGTAAATCAGAATGACGGGATTTTAAGTGTAAATGGGAAAATAGATCGCGAGGAGGTGTGCGAGAGAAGCGGCTCGTGTGTCATCAATCTAAAAATCGCACTAGAAAACCCTTTAGAGATTCACTACGTCTCGATTGAAATCGTGGACATCAATGATCATGCTCCGAGATTCCCGGAGAAAGAAAAGCGATTGGAAATATCGGAATCTGCCTTACCTGGAGCTCGGTATCAGTTACTGGCGGCGCGGGATCCCGATGGCGGAATGAACTCTGTTCAACAATATAAACTCAGTCATAATGACAATTTCCGCATAGAGGTTAAAGATCGCGGAGAAGATCGCAAAATGCCCTTTTTAATTCTTCAAAAGCCTTTGGATAGAGAAACAAGCCGTAGACACAAGCTAGTCCTCACTGCGCTTGATGGAGGGCGACCCCCAAAGTCTGGAACAATGGATATAATAGTTGAAGTTTTGGATGTTAATGACAATATGCCAGTTTTCATACAAGAAGTTTACTCTGTAACACTTCAAGAAAATGTCCCTGTGGGCACAACTGTTATACAGGTTAATGCTACTGATATGGATGATGGTTCAAATGGCGATATTTTTTATTCGTTTGGTAAGGATATAGACACTAGGCTTACACAACTTTTTGATTTAAACTCCAGTACTGGAGAAATGACTGTGATTGGTCCAATAGATTTTGAAGTTATGAATAACTTTGAAATAGATATCCAAGCATCAGACAAGGGAAGTGCTCCTCTCACATCAGATAAGAGTATAACCATAAAAATCGTTGATGTAAATGACAATGTGCCCGAGATAGAAGTCACATCATTTTCAAGTGCAGTGGCTGAAGACTCTAAAATTGGAACAACAGTGGCTTTAATCAGCCTCAGTGATTTGGACTCTGGTGTAAATGGGAAAGTGTTGTGCTACATAACTGAAGAAGTACCTTTCAGACTAACTGCATCATCCCAAGATAACATTTACGCACTGGTTACAGCCTCATCTCTTGATAGAGAAACTGTGCCTCGCTATGACATCACGTTAGTAGCCAAAGATGCTGGGCAGCCACCTCTGTCTTcaattaaaactataactgtGCAGATATCGGATGTAAATGACAATAGTCCAGCATTTTCTCTTTCACCTTATGTTTTTTATGTGATGGAAAACAATATTCCAggaaaatctttattttttgtgtttgcttCTGATCATGATTTAGATGAAAATGCTGTTGTACACTATAACATTTGGAGAGACCCTGGAGAGGATACCAAATATGTGtctttcattaatattaactCTGAAAATGGGGAGGTTTATGCACTAAAGAGCTTTGACTTTGAAACTGTTAAAACGTTCCAGTTCCAAGTTCTCGCTACAGACTCTGGCACTCCGTCTCTGAGCAGTAACGTGACAGTGAACGTGTTTATTCTGGATCAGAACGACAACGTTCCAGTGATCTTATATCCAGTCAGCGCTAACGGTTCTGCTGAGGGTGTGGAAGAGGTTCCTCGTAATGTGAACGCAGGTCATTTGGTGACTAAAGTCAGAGCCTATGATGCAGATATAGGATACAACGGCTGGTTATTGTTTTCACTGCAGGAAGTTAGTGACCACAGTCTCTTTGGTTTGGACCGCTATACAGGACAGATAAGGACCCTTCGCTCATTCACAGAAACAGACGAGGCCCAGCATAAACTGCTCATACTGGTCAAAGACAATGGGAACGTTTCTCTCTCAGCAACAGCGACTGTGATTGTCAAAGTTGTGGAGCCCAAAGAGGCTTTTGCAGCTTCTGATGTTGAAAACGCAGTAAAAGACGAGGAGGAAAACAacgtgacattttatttgatcatcaCTTTGGGCTCGGTTTCAGTGCTTTTTGTCATCAGCATCATCGTGTTGATTGTAATGCAGTGCTCTAAATCGACAGACTATTCGTCCAAGTATTTACAGGATACAAATTATGATGGGACTCTGTGTCACAGCATCCAGTACAGATCTGGAGACAAACGGTACATGTTAGTTGGACCCAGAATGAGTATCGGCTCTACTATAGGACCAGGCAGTAATAGGAACACTCTAGTGATCCCAGATCGCAGGAGGAGAGATTCTGGGGAGGTAAGAAACTTTACGGTatga
- the LOC131553932 gene encoding protocadherin alpha-3-like gives MGQRRDQWPERHAKIVFIVVSLVFGRTVWAQIRYSISEEQKDGAAVGNVAKDLGIDYRTLKERGFRIVSTSGESMFTLNQNDGVLYVNGKLDREEVCERSAPCLINLKIALENPLEIHYVTVDVIDVNDHAPRFQDQEKHLEISETVLPGARFQLQAARDPDSGSHSVQTYKLSHTDYFRIEIIDRDEEGKAPVLTLQKPLDREITKTMKLQLTALDGGRPPKSGTMDIVIDVLDINDNAPVFTKDTYTVMLNENAPVGTVVLRVNATDLDEGQNGEVVYSLGHNVNYKLRKLFNVNPITGEIIVTGLLDFEIKDKYQIDIQASDKGIVPLTTDKIITIKVADINDNPPQIEVTSFSSAIPEDSKPGTTVALISVSDLDSEINGRVTCSLPEDIPFKLMPSSQENTYSLVTTSSLDRETISRYDITLEAKDAGQPPQSSVKSITVQVSDVNDNVPEFSFSPYAFYVMENNAPGKSLFSVSASDKDTSENSVVSYQIWRDGVENKYTSFININSENGEIYALKSFDFETVKTFQFQVVATDSGTPSLSSNVTVNVFILDQNDNVPVILYPVSANGSAEGVEEVPRNVNAGHLVTKVRAYDADIGYNGWLLFSLQEVSDHSLFGLDRYTGQIRTLRSFTETDEAQHKLLILVKDNGNVSLSATATVIVKVVEPKEAFAASDVKNAVKDEEENNMTFYLIITLGSVSVLFVISIIVLLVMQCSKSTDYSSKYLQDTNYDGTLCHSIQYRSGDKRYMLVGPRMSIGSTIVPGSNGNTLVIPDRRRRDSGEVRHFKV, from the coding sequence ATGGGACAAAGACGTGATCAGTGGCCTGAGCGGCATGCGAAAATCGTCTTCATTGTTGTATCGCTTGTCTTTGGCAGAACGGTTTGGGCGCAAATACGCTACTCGATTTCTGAAGAGCAAAAGGACGGAGCTGCCGTGGGAAATGTTGCAAAGGATTTGGGCATAGATTACAGAACCTTAAAGGAGCGAGGATTTCGCATCGTCTCGACCTCAGGCGAGTCAATGTTCACTTTAAATCAGAATGACGGCGTCTTGTACGTGAATGGTAAATTAGATAGAGAGGAGGTGTGCGAGAGAAGCGCCCCGTGtttaataaatctaaaaatcGCATTAGAAAATCCTCTCGAGATTCATTACGTGACTGTTGATGTAATAGACGTGAATGACCACGCTCCGAGATTCCAAGATCAGGAAAAGCATTTAGAAATAAGTGAAACGGTGCTTCCCGGTGCACGATTCCAGCTTCAGGCAGCTCGCGATCCAGACAGTGGCAGTCATTCAGTTCAGACTTATAAACTGAGCCACACCGATTATTTCCGTATTGAAATTATAGATCGTGATGAAGAAGGCAAAGCTCCCGTGTTAACTTTACAAAAGCCGCTCGACCGAGAGATTACAAAAACTATGAAATTGCAGCTGACTGCTTTAGATGGAGGCAGACCACCGAAGTCTGGAACTATGGATATTGTGATAGATGTGTTAGATATAAACGATAATGCCCCTGTTTTCACTAAAGATACTTACACTGTAATGCTGAATGAAAACGCACCAGTAGGCACAGTAGTCTTAAGGGTGAACGCAACTGATTTGGATGAAGGTCAGAACGGGGAAGTAGTTTATTCATTAGGACATAACGTCAATTACAAGTTGCGCAAACTTTTTAATGTCAACCCAATCACAGGAGAAATTATTGTAACAGGTCTTTTGGATTTTGAGATAAAAGATAAATATCAAATTGACATTCAAGCATCAGACAAAGGAATTGTTCCTCTAACGACAGATAAAATTATAACTATAAAAGTTGCTGATATAAATGATAATCCCCCTCAGATAGAAGTGACATCATTCTCAAGTGCCATTCCTGAAGACTCCAAACCGGGCACAACGGTGGCTTTAATAAGTGTATCTGATTTAGATTCTGAAATAAATGGGAGAGTCACCTGTTCATTACCTGAGGACATACCTTTCAAACTAATGCCGTCATCACAAGAAAATACATACTCGTTAGTGACAACTTCATCTCTTGACAGAGAGACAATTTCTCGCTATGACATCACATTAGAAGCCAAAGACGCTGGTCAGCCACCGCAGTCTTCTGTTAAATCTATAACTGTCCAGGTATCAGATGTTAATGACAATGTTCCAgagttttctttttctccttatGCATTTTATGTGATGGAGAATAATGCTCCAGGCAAATCTTTATTTTCTGTGTCTGCCTCTGACAAAGACACAAGTGAAAACAGTGTAGTCAGTTATCAAATATGGAGAGATGGTgtagaaaacaaatatacatctttcattaatattaactCTGAAAATGGGGAGATTTATGCACTAAAGAGCTTCGACTTTGAAACTGTTAAAACGTTCCAGTTCCAAGTTGTTGCTACAGACTCTGGCACTCCGTCTCTGAGCAGTAACGTGACAGTGAACGTGTTTATTCTGGATCAGAACGACAACGTTCCAGTGATCTTATATCCAGTCAGCGCTAACGGTTCTGCTGAGGGTGTGGAAGAGGTTCCTCGTAATGTGAACGCAGGTCATTTGGTGACTAAAGTCAGAGCCTATGATGCTGATATAGGATACAACGGCTGGTTATTATTTTCACTGCAGGAAGTTAGTGACCACAGTCTCTTTGGTTTGGACCGCTATACAGGACAGATAAGGACCCTTCGCTCATTCACAGAAACAGACGAGGCCCAGCATAAACTGCTCATACTGGTCAAAGACAATGGGAACGTTTCTCTCTCAGCAACAGCGACTGTGATTGTCAAAGTTGTGGAGCCCAAAGAGGCTTTTGCAGCTTCTGATGTTAAAAACGCAGTAAAAGACGAGGAGGAAAAcaacatgacattttatttgatcatcaCTTTGGGCTCGGTTTCAGTGCTTTTTGTCATCAGCATCATCGTGTTGCTTGTAATGCAGTGCTCTAAATCGACAGACTATTCGTCCAAGTATTTACAGGATACAAATTACGATGGGACTCTGTGTCACAGCATCCAGTACAGATCTGGAGACAAACGGTACATGTTAGTTGGACCCAGAATGAGTATCGGCTCTACTATAGTCCCGGGCAGTAATGGAAATACTCTAGTGATCCCAGATCGCAGGAGGAGAGATTCTGGGGAGGTAAGACATTTTAAggtttga